The Chanos chanos chromosome 16, fChaCha1.1, whole genome shotgun sequence genome has a window encoding:
- the LOC115829416 gene encoding olfactory receptor 52N4-like: protein MENKTELLIYKNSILLLEGLPVTDQNFYPAFILFLLAYVFIMVSNIGLLVLITMEKALHEPMYILLCNLPVNDALGASIMIPRLLYDVVKPASERYITFSECVIQAYGSHVFGTTSHTALMIMAFDRYVAICNPLRYSTIMTSKMVIKLSASAWGVAFVLVGILLGLTVRLSHCRSTIQHPFCDNASLFKLSCEDVVINNVYGLTFTVILLGSSIGSVTLTYLKITLVCLTSKNKVLNSRALKTCSTHLILYIMMLTCGFTIIFLHRFPQYSDERKLSSIMFHVVPPFFNPIIYGLQTKEIRQKFIHIFQRNKVAA from the coding sequence atggaaaacaaaacagaacttcTTATTTATAAAAATAGCATCCTTTTGTTGGAAGGACTGCCAGTCACAGATCAAAACTTCTATCCGGCCTTTATACTTTTTCTCCTAGCGTATGTCTTCATCATGGTGTCTAATATTGGACTGCTTGTCCTCATCACTATGGAGAAGGCCCTTCATGAGCCTATGTATATTCTACTGTGTAATCTACCAGTAAACGATGCACTGGGTGCCTCAATCATGATACCTCGTTTGCTTTATGATGTTGTCAAGCCAGCATCAGAGAGATACATCACCTTCTCCGAATGTGTAATTCAAGCGTATGGATCTCATGTGTTTGGGACAACCTCTCACACAGCTCTGATGATCATGGCCTTTGACAGATACGTGGCCATATGCAACCCTTTACGGTACTCGACAATCATGACCAGCAAAATGGTGATTAAACTGTCTGCATCAGCGTGGGGAGTGGCATTTGTTTTGGTGGGAATTTTACTGGGCCTCACTGTACGTTTGTCTCACTGTAGATCAACCATCCAACACCCATTTTGTGACAATGCATCATTATTTAAACTGTCTTGTGAAGACGTGGTTATCAATAATGTGTATGGGCTAACTTTCACAGTGATATTGCTAGGTTCCTCTATCGGAAGCGTGACTCTCACTTACCTAAAAATAACTTTGGTGTGTTTAACAAGTAAAAACAAGGTGTTGAACAGCAGGGCCTTAAAAACATGCAGCACACATTTGATTCTCTATATAATGATGCTGACGTGTGGATTCACAATAATCTTTCTTCACCGGTTTCCTCAATATTCTGATGAAAGAAAACTATCTAGTATCATGTTCCATGTTGTGCCGCCTTTTTTCAACCCCATCATATATGGTTTGCAAACCAAAGAAATAAGACAAAAGTTCATTCACATTTTCCAAAGAAATAAAGTGGCAGCATAA
- the LOC115829414 gene encoding olfactory receptor 4E1-like has product MENMTYNSLILQIEGLQVNAQSAYPVFLLFLVFYVIIMVTNVGIVILISVERNLHEPMYILFCNLPFNDVIGNSIMVPRLLVDILTPPSERYITITECAVQAFCTHMYGTTSHTVLMIMAFDRYVAICNPLRYSTIMTNKMVVILTASAWGVAMFFVAVLLGLTLRLNRCRTMITNPFCDNASLFKLSCEPVFINNVYGLAFTVLLFVSSMGSIALTYIKITAVCLTSKNRTLNSRALKTCSTHLAVYLIMLVSGFVIITLHRFPEYAEYRKLAALLFHIVPGILNPVIYGLQSTEIRRVMVQICSSKKVMP; this is encoded by the coding sequence ATGGAGAACATGACATATAACAGCTTAATTTTGCAAATTGAAGGACTGCAGGTCAATGCCCAATCCGCGtatcctgtttttctgttgttcttaGTCTTCTACGTGATCATCATGGTGACTAATGTAGGAATTGTCATTCTGATATCAGTGGAGAGAAACCTGCATGAGCCAATGTACATTCTCTTCTGTAACCTGCCTTTCAACGATGTGATTGGGAACTCTATCATGGTTCCTCGCTTGTTGGTTGACATTCTCACGCCGCCATCTGAGCGATATATCACTATTACTGAATGTGCTGTTCAGGCATTCTGTACTCACATGTATGGGACTACCTCTCACACTGTGCTGATGATCATGGCTTTTGACAGATACGTTGCCATATGCAACCCTTTACGATACTCAACGATCATGACCAACAAAATGGTGGTCATACTTACTGCATCAGCCTGGGGAGTGGCAATGTTTTTTGTCGCTGTCTTGTTGGGGCTTACCTTAAGACTAAACCGATGTAGGACAATGATAACGAATCCTTTCTGTGATAATGCGTCGCTGTTCAAATTATCATGTGAACCTGTGTTCATCAATAATGTGTACGGTTTGGcattcactgttttactgtttgtttcctCAATGGGCAGCATTGCACTGACCTATATCAAAAttactgctgtctgtctgaccagTAAGAACAGAACATTGAATAGCAGGGCTTTGAAAACCTGCAGCACTCACCTGGCTGTATATCTGATTATGTTGGTTTCTGGGTTTGTTATAATTACCCTCCATCGCTTTCCTGAGTATGCAGAATATAGAAAACTGGCGGCCCTTCTCTTTCACATCGTTCCTGGGATTTTAAATCCTGTTATCTATGGACTGCAGTCTACTGAGATCAGACGTGTGATGGTGCAGATATGTAGTTCAAAGAAGGTGATGCCCTGA
- the LOC115829881 gene encoding olfactory receptor 52K2-like, which translates to MQSNDSNVLSLWRMESLGIPPSGTYPVFIAGLFTYCFILTCNITVLLAISLDHQLHKPMYVLLFNLTLNDMMGASVLFPQLISSILWQNRDISPAACLIQAILAHLYGAGTFIILIAMAYDRYIAICRPLSYHSVMTPSNLKKIIVAIWATDATVIGILFLMLSRFQFCRNQIVDIYCNNPSIVKLICDNTSVNNYYGLALTIVLQGGAVTVVMFTYIQILITCLFNKQTDTKSKAVRTCATHLLVFILFEIVTFFAIISHRFDRTSPYLRRSVGVSILVFPPILNPLIYGLNTKEIRSKVIYMLRKHRISNQK; encoded by the coding sequence ATGCAGTCAAATGACTcaaatgttttgtctctttgGCGCATGGAGTCTCTAGGCATACCTCCATCAGGGACCTACCCTGTATTCATAGCAGGGCTCTTCACCTACTGCTTCATCCTAACCTGTAACATCACTGTTCTGTTGGCCATCAGCCTGGACCATCAACTGCACAAGCCTATGTATGTGCTACTCTTTAACCTGACTCTGAACGACATGATGGGGGCTTCAGTCCTCTTTCCACAGCTCATCTCCAGCATCTTATGGCAGAACCGTGACATTTCCCCAGCAGCGTGCCTGATCCAGGCCATACTGGCTCACCTCTATGGTGCAGGCACCTTCATAATCCTCATTGCTATGGCTTACGATCGCTACATTGCCATCTGCCGCCCACTCAGCTATCATTCAGTCATGACTCCAAGCAACCTGAAGAAGATCATAGTGGCCATTTGGGCCACTGACGCCACCGTCATAGGCATTCTGTTCCTGATGTTGTCACGCTTTCAGTTCTGCCGAAACCAAATCGTCGATATATACTGTAACAATCCCTCCATTGTGAAGCTGATTTGTGATAATACCAGTGTTAACAATTATTATGGTCTGGCTCTGACAATAGTCCTGCAGGGAGGAGCAGTCACCGTGGTGATGTTTACCTATATCCAGATCCTAATTACTTGCTTATTcaacaagcagacagacacaaaaagcaAAGCCGTCCGTACATGTGCAACCCACCTTCTGgtgttcattttgtttgaaatcGTGACGTTTTTTGCTATCATTTCTCACAGATTTGATCGGACATCACCCTACCTACGCAGGTCTGTGGGAGTTTCCATCTTAGTATTTCCACCCATTCTGAACCCCCTCATATATGGACTTAACACTAAAGAGATCAGGAGTAAGGTCATATATATGCTCAGGAAACACCGTATCTCCAACCAGAAATGA
- the LOC115829401 gene encoding olfactory receptor 146-like: MENLTFKHHILLVEGLKVTDQSAYPAFILLFLAYVFTMISNIGLIVIISMEESLHQPMHILFCNLPVNDALGTTVIVPRLLNDIFRETSDRYITYVECVIQAYFAHLFGTTSHTILMIMAFDRYVAICNPLRYSTIMTSKTVIKLSASAWGVAFVLVGILLGLTVRLSHCRSTILNPFCDNASLFKLSCEDVVINNVYGLTFTVILLGSSIGSVTLTYLKITLACLTSKNKVLNSRALKTCSTHLILYIIMLTCGFTIVFLHRFPQYSDERKLSSIMFHVVPPFLNPIIYGLQTKEIRQKFTHVFHRNKITV; encoded by the coding sequence ATGGAGAACCTAACATTCAAACACCATATTCTTCTTGTGGAGGGGCTAAAAGTCACAGACCAGTCAGCCTATCCAgctttcattcttctctttctggcATATGTTTTCACCATGATATCTAACATTGGACTTATCGTGATCATCTCAATGGAGGAGAGTCTCCATCAGCCCATGCACATCCTCTTTTGCAACTTACCTGTGAATGACGCACTGGGCACCACTGTCATTGTGCCACGTTTactgaatgacattttcagAGAAACCTCAGACAGATATATAACATATGTTGAATGTGTGATTCAGGCTTACTTTGCTCACTTGTTTGGAACTACATCTCACACTATATTAATGATCATGGCCTTTGACAGATACGTGGCCATATGTAACCCTTTACGGTACTCGACAATCATGACCAGCAAAACAGTGATTAAACTGTCTGCTTCGGCGTGGGGAGTGGCATTTGTTTTGGTGGGAATTTTACTGGGCCTCACTGTACGTTTGTCGCACTGTAGATCAACCATCCTAAATCCCTTTTGTGACAATGCATCATTATTTAAACTGTCTTGTGAAGACGTGGTTATCAATAATGTGTATGGGCTAACTTTCACAGTGATACTGCTAGGTTCTTCTATCGGAAGCGTGACTCTCACTTACCTAAAAATAACTTTGGCGTGTTTAACAAGTAAAAACAAGGTGTTGAACAGCAGGGCCTTAAAAACATGCAGCACACATTTGATTCTCTATATAATCATGCTGACGTGTGGATTCACTATAGTTTTTCTTCACCGGTTTCCTCAGTATTCTGATGAAAGAAAACTATCTAGTATCATGTTCCATGTTGTGCCACCTTTTTTGAACCCCATAATATATGGTTTGCAAACCAAAGAAATAAGACAAAAGTTTACCCATGTTTTTCATAGAAATAAAATTACAGTATAA